CGTGTAATTCAATTCTGGAAATAGCTTCGTTCGATACGAAGGGATGATGCCAATCATCTTAGGGAATCGGGGCATTCGATCTTAGTGGAACAAAATTCACAACAGGGACGTATGGCAGGTTGACGTTATTATGTTTTAACCCCTGAAATATTCCTTACAATTTTGGAATTGAATTCCAAAATTGTAAATTTGCAGCATGATGGACAACAGCGAGTGCAGTTTACTTCTTTCGGACTCGTCACGAGCTTTTTTTCCTTTGCGCACAAAACTGGAATAAATAGGTGATAGGGAAAACATTCTACTGACAGTGAGGCAATATGGATATCCTCACCCTGAACTAACGATTGAATACTACCTTTCCCATAGAGAACTCGTACTATCAAGCTCACTAATCATACGCAACAGAAAAAACCGCCTCAGCAAAATAGCTAAAGCGGTCTTTTTAATTGACAAGTTTTTTATTAATTTCGTGTAAATATAAAATTAAAAGTTCCGAAGGATCCTTCATCTACTGTTATCCTAAACTGCATTTCGAATGCTCCTGTGCAAGACCTGTATATTCCTTGGGTAGGAGTATAATAATAGTTCGTATATGTTCCCCAAGGAGTTTCCGGCCCTAATTTTGAAGTTGGCCCGGTAACCTCGAATGAAGTCGGACTAATATTCAATTCCAACACATGATCATTAGGTTCTCCACCCTCCATCTCGTAAAGTCCTGAAACATATATTTTATACGGATTGTCTGGATCAGCTGTAAATGTCACATCTCCTTCCACTTCCCAACTGCTGGATACTACATGATAACTACCGACAGCCAATTCAGGATCAAATTCACAAGTTACCAACACTTTCACAGCGCCTGTTTTTGAACGGGTTGTAACTCCATTGGTTGTAGTCACTACATAAAAGCTAAACTCGTTATTATTTTCTACATCCACGTCATTGTCATTTAATCCTAATTTGTTCATAACATCCCTTGCCGGCAATTTTATAGTCGCGGGAAATGACGATATAGGTTGAATAGTTGCTGTTTTATCCTTAAAGGTTGCCTGAATTTCAGCAGCATCCACACTTTCACCTTCGGGTAGACTCACATTAAACTGAATGAACGTATTATCAAAATCGGTAGTAAAGAATGCCGGTTCTACATCAGAGATGGCAGGAACAACTGCAACACCTCGTTGTGCTACTAAGTTCTCATTCGTATCTTCGCATGCTCCTAAAAGAAAAACGAAGACCAAAACCAAACTACTATAAATATTTATTTTTTTCATTTTCATATTTTTTTAAATTTAGTTTATTATCTCGAGCCGCCTGCCCACCATACACTCTCTGTGTAAACATAAGAGCCATCTCCATAAGCGTTACGAATGTTTTCATTAGTCGTAACATCTGACGATCCATAAGTAAAGCGTAATGGAAATCTGTTTGTATTAAGAGGATTTTTCAACTGAACGAAATTATTCCCCATTGCTCTTAATCTGCGATAATCGTTATAAGCTTCTATCGCTTCTTCTTCATAGAGCGCTATGTATTTCTGAACCATAATTTCGGCTAATGTTGCCTCGGGGGTTGTTAATCTTCCCGACACACTGTCATCGAAATACTCTTCGGCGTCTTCGGCCGATAATCCAACATTACTTTTAGCGAAAGCAGCTGTAATAGCCTTTTTTAAGGCCTCTCTTGCCTGAGGTAAAGTTGCGGCCCCTTGTCTTGCATAAGCTTCAGCTTTTAAGAATTCCAACTCATGATAACTCATTAAAAATGTAGGAGCAGTTATTCCGGTTAGTCCGGAAAGTCCGTATCTGCCTTGCACCTGAGTGGGTGTTCCGTTAGGAGCAAACTCTATCTCGCTCTGACCTGTATTTGGCTTGAAGTAAACAGCATCGCGGGGGTCATTGCGTTCAGTAAGTTTTTCATGTAAACTCTGGCTGGCTCCGAAATAATTACGGTCAGTATAAAATTGATGAAATGGACTTTTTGAAGAAGTTCCGTTATATAAGAACTTTGCTTCCTCACTGCTGTTTGCGAATGACTGATTGGCAGACGAGATTACGCCTGCATAATCCGGTGATTTATGTGAAAGTCTCATTGTATATCTTGCTTTCAGTCCATGTCCGAATTTTATCCATTTAGCAATACTTGCAGCGTTCCCCCCATAAATGAAATCTTGGGTTCCCAACAGAGGAAATGTAGTTTCTTTGGACAAGTTAGCTATACCGTCGTCCAAAAATTTAAAAATATCAGCATAGATACTTTCCTGAGAATCTAATGTCGGAGTGAAAATAATTCCCGGTTGCAATGCTTCCGACCAAGGCACATCACCCATTAAATCGGTTAGAATAGCCAAATTGTAAGCTGAAAGAATTTGAGCTATACCCAAATTATGATAATTACCTTCTTCTTCTCCGCCTTCCGAACATTTTTCGATTACGGTTTTAAGATCGCGTAAGTTCCTATAAACAGCTCCCCACGAATTATTGTAGGTAGTGCTGCTGGTCGGTTCGTTAGATCTTATCTCAGCATTGTATAACTGATTAAAGATGCCTACGTTATGTTCAATATACACGGACGCATAGAAAGCTAAGTCGCTTCCCGTAACTGTAAATGCCGATGTTGTTATTAAATCCGTCAGCATCAGTCTGGAGCTCATATTTTCTGGATTGTTTACATTTTTGTTCAACTCGTCCATAATATTTTCGGAGCAAGACGAACCAAAAAATAAAATCCCCAATGATATGATTGCGATATATATTTTTTTCATATTTCTACTTTTTTATTTTTAAAACACAATATTTAAGCCAACACCATAGCTGGTAGCTTGTGGCAATGAGAACCGCTCAAAACCTCCCGCCATGTTATTATTTCCTTGAGATGATTCCGGATCCAAATTGTCTAACTCTGTCCACAATAGAATATTCCGAGCAAAAACATTGAGAGACAGATCAATATTCGGAATTACACCTTTAGGGAAATTGTAACCTAACGAAAGCTCCCTTAATTTAACAAACGAGTTACCGTGTATATAATATTCATCTATATTCGATAAAACGTCGGAGAATAATGTTTGATATGCTCCCGGATCATTGGGTCCGCCACGTGCAATATCATTCTTGGATCCATCGGCTTTGTAACCGTCAAAAATAAATGTCGATTCCCTGTCTGCAGTTCTTGACGATAAACCGTAGAGGTCTAACAATCCGTTTGAACCGGAATACATTTTTCCTCCATTCTTCCACTCCATCGTTGCTGCCAGTGTCAGATTTTTGTACGAAAAGATATTGGTTCCTCCCAGAATAAAATCAGGAGAAACTTCTCCTAACACACCCGGCTCTCCGGGCATAGGCATACCATAACTTGCGGAACTGGGATCTTCGTCTACCAAAATCTGACCTTTATCATTTTTCTTATATTGTGTTCCATAAATTACTGGATATGTATTGCCAATTCCGGCTCTCACCTGTGGAGTTACAAAACCTCCGAGGAAAATACTTTCCACACCCGGAGCCAATGCATCTACCATATTTGTGACTTTTGAATAGTTCAGGTTGATATCCCACGTGAAATCTGTGGTTTTAACTGGCGTTAAATTCAATACAAACTCATGTACATCAGTATGTACTGATCCGCCGTTCATTACTAAACTGCTGGCTCCTGTTGAGCCTGCTAATGGCACTGCAAAAATCTGGTCTTTTACGTTTTGTCGTGAATACGTGTAATCAACTCCTATCCTATTGTTTAAGAATTGCAACGTTGCTCCAAACTCGTAAGACTTGGTATTCTGCGGCTTCAAATTTGGATCATAGAGTGTGCTGTAAGAAACATAAGAGTTTACGCCACCCACAGGATAAATAATCGGTTCTGACTGCCAGAATCCACCACCATAAGTTGGTTTAACGAAGTAATTATTCAGATACGTTCCTGCTTGTCCTACTTCAGCATAAGATGTTCTTAATTTGGCAAAAGTGATCCACTCTATATCTCTTATAAATTCCAATTCGCTGGCGATGAATCCCAAAGAAACGGAAGGATAGAAGAATGACCGGTTACCTCTTGGCATAGTTGAAGCAATGTCATTTCGGCCTGTAACCCCAAAGTATATCATATCTCTCCAGGAAAGGTCTAAATTTGAGAAAAATCCGACAGTCCTCTCACGCGTTTTAGACTCGCTTGCGGTAACGGTATTGGCGTTGCTTATGTGATTCCATCCGCCAAAGTTAAAATCGGTACCGTATTCACTATAGCTTTTGCGGTCAATGTGGTTTACTTCATTACCCAATAATGCATTCAAACGGAAATCTTCACTGATACGCCAATCGAAGACTGCAGTTAATAATGAATTATAGGCATTACGTGTAACCCCGTAGTTGTCTAAATAGCCTTTTTGCCCTTTTGATCCGAAACCAAAAATATCCTGATAGTGCGTCGTATAAGAATCTACTCCGAACTGATATTTTACGTTCAAATTTAATGTTTCCGAAAAAGCGGTCGTGTATTGCAGATAAGTGTTTCCGAAAAAGCGATCGGTTTTTTCGTTAAATGTATTATTATTTGCCACCCAATAAGGATTATCAAATGTAAGGGATCTGTAATATATCTGCGTATACGGGTCTCCCGGAACATGATTAGGTATTCCTTTCAAATCATAACTTGGCGGAGCTCCCAGTACACCGGCTAACGAACCATCATTGGCTCCTGATAACTTGTCAATTCCGGTTTTTGCGTAATTTGCAGCAAAACCCACTGTGAAATGATCTGAGAGTAACGTTTCTGCTGCTGCCTTAGCATTCACCCGAGTCATCCCGGTATTTAAAGCGATACCTTTTTGGTCGGTATAACCAAGACCTACAGAGAAATTGCCCCTATCGGCAGCTTGACTTACATTTACACCTGTTGTGGAGGTATGTCCGGTTTGATAATATTCATCCCAGTTATTATAAATTTGAGGAGTTACCCACGGATCTAAACCGGCAGCAGCTCTTTGTGGAACATAATACATTCCTTTATATTTAGTAGCGTCATTTCCGTTACTTGAATTTGCTACATTCCCTCCATAATTCGGATCGTTCGGTAATTCCGAAATTTTTGGGCCCCATGCCATTGAACTATTTGGGCTATATAATCTGTCTACACCCTGTGCCCATGTCGTTTGATAATCAGGTGTTCTTGAAACTTGTTCAAAGCTTGTTGTCTGGTTAATAGAAATAACTGGTTTACCTTTAGCTACTCCTTTTCCACTTTTTGTAGTAATGATAACTACTCCGTTTGAAGCTCTCAAACCATACAAAGCTGCAGCAGCTTGACCTTTTAATACGTTAATGCTTTCTATGTCATTCGGGTTTATGTCTAAGGCTCGGTTAGAAATATCGGCCCCGGAAACACTGTTTCCCGTACTATATGCAGCAGTACTGGCGATAGGCATTCCGTCCACAACATATAACGGAGTGTTATCCCCGGTGAATGAACGCGCACCCCTGATCACAATCTGCGACGAAGCCCCGGGCATACCGCTTGTTGTTTTTATGTCTATACCGGCGACTTTTCCTTGTAATGACTTGGCTAAATCCGCCATTCCTGTTCGTTGCAGATCATCAGCACTTACGTCTTGAACAGCGTATCCTAAAGCTTTTCTCTCACGCCTGATACCTAATGCCGTGACAACAATTTCATCAAGTATTTCAGTATCGTCCCTTAACACCACTCTCACATTCGCACTCACGGGCACTTCCTGTGTTTGATATCCCACATAGGAAATTACAAGTGTGCCACCGGCAGGGGCAGACAGGGTGAAATTACCGTCGATATCGGAAACGGTTCCCTGCGATGTACCTTTGATTTGGATGGTAGCCCCGATCACCGGTTCGCCCGCTTCATCCACCACGGTACCCCGTACCTGGGTCTGAGCCACAGCAAGCCCTATCCCAATAAAGAACAGGGCTAAAAACATAGTTAGCTTTCTTTTCATAAACTCTACTTTT
This window of the Proteiniphilum saccharofermentans genome carries:
- a CDS encoding SusD/RagB family nutrient-binding outer membrane lipoprotein; amino-acid sequence: MKKIYIAIISLGILFFGSSCSENIMDELNKNVNNPENMSSRLMLTDLITTSAFTVTGSDLAFYASVYIEHNVGIFNQLYNAEIRSNEPTSSTTYNNSWGAVYRNLRDLKTVIEKCSEGGEEEGNYHNLGIAQILSAYNLAILTDLMGDVPWSEALQPGIIFTPTLDSQESIYADIFKFLDDGIANLSKETTFPLLGTQDFIYGGNAASIAKWIKFGHGLKARYTMRLSHKSPDYAGVISSANQSFANSSEEAKFLYNGTSSKSPFHQFYTDRNYFGASQSLHEKLTERNDPRDAVYFKPNTGQSEIEFAPNGTPTQVQGRYGLSGLTGITAPTFLMSYHELEFLKAEAYARQGAATLPQAREALKKAITAAFAKSNVGLSAEDAEEYFDDSVSGRLTTPEATLAEIMVQKYIALYEEEAIEAYNDYRRLRAMGNNFVQLKNPLNTNRFPLRFTYGSSDVTTNENIRNAYGDGSYVYTESVWWAGGSR
- a CDS encoding SusC/RagA family TonB-linked outer membrane protein, which translates into the protein MKRKLTMFLALFFIGIGLAVAQTQVRGTVVDEAGEPVIGATIQIKGTSQGTVSDIDGNFTLSAPAGGTLVISYVGYQTQEVPVSANVRVVLRDDTEILDEIVVTALGIRRERKALGYAVQDVSADDLQRTGMADLAKSLQGKVAGIDIKTTSGMPGASSQIVIRGARSFTGDNTPLYVVDGMPIASTAAYSTGNSVSGADISNRALDINPNDIESINVLKGQAAAALYGLRASNGVVIITTKSGKGVAKGKPVISINQTTSFEQVSRTPDYQTTWAQGVDRLYSPNSSMAWGPKISELPNDPNYGGNVANSSNGNDATKYKGMYYVPQRAAAGLDPWVTPQIYNNWDEYYQTGHTSTTGVNVSQAADRGNFSVGLGYTDQKGIALNTGMTRVNAKAAAETLLSDHFTVGFAANYAKTGIDKLSGANDGSLAGVLGAPPSYDLKGIPNHVPGDPYTQIYYRSLTFDNPYWVANNNTFNEKTDRFFGNTYLQYTTAFSETLNLNVKYQFGVDSYTTHYQDIFGFGSKGQKGYLDNYGVTRNAYNSLLTAVFDWRISEDFRLNALLGNEVNHIDRKSYSEYGTDFNFGGWNHISNANTVTASESKTRERTVGFFSNLDLSWRDMIYFGVTGRNDIASTMPRGNRSFFYPSVSLGFIASELEFIRDIEWITFAKLRTSYAEVGQAGTYLNNYFVKPTYGGGFWQSEPIIYPVGGVNSYVSYSTLYDPNLKPQNTKSYEFGATLQFLNNRIGVDYTYSRQNVKDQIFAVPLAGSTGASSLVMNGGSVHTDVHEFVLNLTPVKTTDFTWDINLNYSKVTNMVDALAPGVESIFLGGFVTPQVRAGIGNTYPVIYGTQYKKNDKGQILVDEDPSSASYGMPMPGEPGVLGEVSPDFILGGTNIFSYKNLTLAATMEWKNGGKMYSGSNGLLDLYGLSSRTADRESTFIFDGYKADGSKNDIARGGPNDPGAYQTLFSDVLSNIDEYYIHGNSFVKLRELSLGYNFPKGVIPNIDLSLNVFARNILLWTELDNLDPESSQGNNNMAGGFERFSLPQATSYGVGLNIVF